Below is a genomic region from Bradyrhizobium sp. 1(2017).
ATTTCGTTACGCTTGCAGGGACAGTCGCAGGTGGTTGCGCTGATCGCTCCGGAGGCCTTGTTGGCGGACAGATCGGGTATCGCTGGCAAACCAATCAGTTTGTGTTCGGACTGGAAGCACAGGGCGATTGGGCTGACATCAAGAATACGCGCGTCAGCCTGATCGATCCGCTGATTTCAACCACAGGGAAAACCGATGGCATTGGCCTCTTCACGGCCCAACTCGGTTGGGCATGGAACGCATCGCTGCTCTACGTGAAGGGTGGCGCGGCCGTCACTCGCAATCGCTTTGACGTATTCAACAACATCACAGGGGTCGGCCTTGCCTCGGCAGGTCACACGCGCTGGGGCGGCGCCCTTGGTGTGGGCTGGGAATATGGTTTCGCACCGAACTGGTCGGTCGGTGTTGAATACGACCATCTCTGGATGGGGCGTGACAACACCTCCTTCGCAGGCGTGGTCACGCCCGGAGGGGTCACCCTCCTAGGCAACGGGGTCAGCCAGGACGTGGACTTGGTCACCGTGCGCTTAAACTATCGATTCGGCGGCTTGGGAAAAGCTCCTGTCGCCGCGAGATACTGACTTCATCTAGACGCTTTTGTCAGCACAATGGGCCGGGCAATTTGCCCGGCCTTTTTGTTTGACGCCCATTTCTGACAAAGTTGCAAGGCGCTCCATCAGATCCAGCCTGAGCCGCCGAGAGGTTGCGGAACGCATCAATGCCGCATTCGAGACCGGCGACATCGCCGTTGTCGTGCGATTGAGGATGCGGCCCGCCTGCACAACATTTTCGGAGCTCCGCGCGACGTTCTGGGATCATACGAACAAGCCTTTACCGCGCGTTCGCAGGCGGCAAAGCGCATCCGAATTTCAGCACCGTCTTGAGATTTGCACGCGATGGGTTTTCAGTCGCACGTGACCTGCGCCCGCACGCTCAGGCGAGGAAGACGCATGACAAAGTCTCAAGCGTCGGCCCCACTTCCGCATCGGGTTACGAGAGCCGACTCCGCCACGGCAATACTCCGTAGCGCCGATACGAAGCTCCGTGGTCGTTTTTGTGTGAAACGATGTGGTCCCTCATATCGCCGCGCGCGAAACGCATCAGCGGCTCTAAAACTTTTCGTTCGTCACCCTAGAGCTCCGCGAATTGGAGGAGCGCTCATCGTCAATACACCCCGGTTGATCTTCTTGCGGCCAGCCGTTGCTGCGCGGCGAAATAACAGCCATCACGAGTAGGCGCGGCTTCCGGTTTGGGTCAAAACCGGCATTTAGGAAGTCGGCCGATCACTTCCGGTCTACGCCCATAAGCGGACCAATTCAGCGTCCGCCCGGACTTCGCATTAGGGCCAATACCGGAAGTAGATGCGGGCGCTGAACGTCGGCGAGCGATGCGCTCCGGGCATCAATCTTCCGCACGCCAAGGTGACTACCTATTCAAATGCCGCGATTGCAAGCACAACGGCGGCGAGGATCGGACCTGCATCGGCGACAAGCGGGCGATCATGTGCGCTGACTGCGCCTGCGCACTGCCCGATGATCACAAACCTAGAAATATCGCCACGGACAAGCACGCGCAATCTGTGCGTTAGGAACTTTGTTCAATCTCATGATCGTTCTAATATTTGCACTGCCGCAGACAGGACAGAAGAACCAAGACTCACTTGCGATTACCTTCGGACCC
It encodes:
- a CDS encoding outer membrane protein encodes the protein MKKIFLSGVALLAVSMAAPASAADLAARPYVKAPPPVVAPIYDWTGFYIGANGGWGQTHSCVDFVTLAGTVAGGCADRSGGLVGGQIGYRWQTNQFVFGLEAQGDWADIKNTRVSLIDPLISTTGKTDGIGLFTAQLGWAWNASLLYVKGGAAVTRNRFDVFNNITGVGLASAGHTRWGGALGVGWEYGFAPNWSVGVEYDHLWMGRDNTSFAGVVTPGGVTLLGNGVSQDVDLVTVRLNYRFGGLGKAPVAARY